A portion of the Stegostoma tigrinum isolate sSteTig4 chromosome 44, sSteTig4.hap1, whole genome shotgun sequence genome contains these proteins:
- the leng9 gene encoding leukocyte receptor cluster member 9 encodes MADGGGRDHGAAGQLCTFYLEGRCLFGDRCWNLHQAHDVDCPGDRAGTASGRETPCPASGREIPCMASGRVTLCTASRGETPPTASRTEVPCTVSERVTPCTASGREIPGTASGTEIPCAASGREIPGTASGTEIPCAASGTEIPCAASGREIPGTASGTEIPCAASGKETLCLASGRETACTASGTEILWVTSGTETPCAVSGREIPCPRTAGGAEEASPGSKKAPMRTASAVISRLQWDPELCPADFVVGYVDRFCGLVEQPFEAFTWGELADAEPGALAIPQHRIRYFKHRGRLVWDKATRLDDIFGSTGGGRTIRQLLAGAQDGRRSPGAEDFGRPTASEDHEM; translated from the coding sequence ATGGCAGATGGCGGGGGCCGGGACCACGGTGCCGCGGGCCAGCTGTGCACTTTCTACCTCGAGGGCCGCTGCCTGTTCGGGGACCGCTGCTGGAACCTACACCAGGCCCACGATGTAGATTGTCCAGGGGACAGAGCGGGCACGGCAAGCGGGCGAGAGACGCCGTGCCCGGCAAGCGGGAGAGAGATACCGTGCATGGCGAGCGGGCGAGTGACACTGTGCACGGCGAGCAGGGGGGAGACACCACCCACGGCGAGCAGGACGGAGGTGCCATGCAcggtgagcgagagagtgacacCGTGCACGGCAAGCGGGAGAGAGATACCGGGCACGGCGAGCGGTACGGAGATACCGTGCGCGGCGAGCGGGAGAGAGATACCGGGCACGGCAAGCGGGACGGAGATACCGTGCGCGGCGAGCGGGACGGAGATACCGTGCGCGGCGAGCGGGAGAGAGATACCAGGCACGGCAAGCGGGACGGAGATACCGTGCGCGGCGAGCGGGAAGGAGACACTGTGCCTGgcgagcgggagagagacagCTTGCACGGCGAGCGGGACTGAGATACTGTGGGTGACGAGCGGGACGGAGACACCGTGCGCGGTGAGCGGGAGAGAGATACCATGCCCGAGGACAGCAGGAGGGGCAGAGGAAGCTTCGCCGGGCAGCAAAAAGGCCCCGATGCGGACAGCGAGCGCGGTGATCTCCCGTCTCCAGTGGGATCCAGAGCTGTGCCCTGCGGACTTCGTGGTCGGCTACGTGGACCGCTTCTGCGGGCTGGTGGAGCAGCCGTTCGAGGCGTTCACCTGGGGGGAGCTGGCCGACGCTGAGCCCGGTGCCCTGGCCATCCCCCAGCACCGCATCCGCTACTTCAAGCACCGCGGCCGCTTGGTGTGGGACAAGGCCACGCGCCTGGACGACATCTTCGGCTCCACTGGTGGCGGCCGCACCATCCGGCAGCTGCTGGCGGGCGCCCAAGATGGCCGCCGGAGCCCCGGCGCTGAGGACTTCGGCCGCCCCACTGCGTCCGAAGACCACGAGATGTAG